The DNA sequence CCGCAGCTTTTTTGATGCCAAGTACATTTCTTGCAGCGTGTGGAACAAGTGAAAGTGGAGGTTCACAATCAGGAGATGCGATCAAAATTGGCTTCATTCCTTTAACAGACTGTGCTTCAGTCGTAATGGCCAAAGAGTTAGGTCTTTATGAAAAATATGGTGTCAATGTTGAAGTGACAAAAGAAGCTTCTTGGGCTTCAGTTCGAGATAAATTGATATCTGGAGATTTGCATGCAGCCCACTGCCTCTTCGGTATGCCGTTCTCCGTTTATACCGGAGTTGGAGGGAATGCGGTTAGTGAGTTACCAATTGCAATGATGCTTAATGCGAACGGTCAGGCGATTACGTTATCAAAGGAATTTAAAGAAGTTGGTTTTGGAGACTTGCCTGCAGCTAAAGCAGCGATTGAAAAAGCGATGTCGGAACGCGATGTTTCATTTGCAATGACTTTTCCAGGAGGAACTCATGATTTATGGTTGCGTTACTGGTTAGGTGCTGTTGGTATCGACCAAAATAAAGCGCAAATAATTACGATTCCACCACCGCAAATGGTTGCGAACATGCAGGTTGGAAACATGGATGGATTCTGTGTCGGAGAGCCTTGGAACGGGGTCGCTGTAAGAGATGATTTAGGATTTACACATATTTCTACCCAAGACATTTGGAAGGACCATCCGGAAAAAGCACTTGTCCTTAATAAAGCGTTTAGTGGTCGAACGGATGAGGTGAAAGCTGTGATGAAGGCCGTGCTTGAAGCGTC is a window from the Bacillus alkalicellulosilyticus genome containing:
- a CDS encoding CmpA/NrtA family ABC transporter substrate-binding protein; the protein is MSKSISRRDFIKRSSIVGAAAFLMPSTFLAACGTSESGGSQSGDAIKIGFIPLTDCASVVMAKELGLYEKYGVNVEVTKEASWASVRDKLISGDLHAAHCLFGMPFSVYTGVGGNAVSELPIAMMLNANGQAITLSKEFKEVGFGDLPAAKAAIEKAMSERDVSFAMTFPGGTHDLWLRYWLGAVGIDQNKAQIITIPPPQMVANMQVGNMDGFCVGEPWNGVAVRDDLGFTHISTQDIWKDHPEKALVLNKAFSGRTDEVKAVMKAVLEASQWLDDLDNRKEAAKVIGHQAYVNAPAEEIENRLLGKYNLGLDLGQKVYEDDYMLFHKDGAINYPRKSHAMFFMSQYVRFGYLDSHPDYEQITDKLIMKDLYKEVASEMGIAIPDDDMKPFDIKLDGATFDPNDPAGSLKQYGGA